CTACAATTTAATATGTGATATATCCATTTATTTAAAATAACGATCCAGCAAGCCTTTAAAAACTTGGCCGTGTCTGGCTTCATCTTTGCACATTTCATGAACGGTATCATGAATAGCATCGTAATTTAATTGCTTTGCTTTGGTTGCAATATCTTTCTTGCCTTGACAGGCACCAAACTCAGCGGCAACCCTTAATTCAAGATTCTTTTTGGTATCTGCATGGACAACTTCACCCAGTAACTCTGCAAATTTAGCTGCGTGTTCTGCTTCTTCAAAGGCAATCCTTTTGTAGGCCTCAGCAATTTCGGGGAAACCTTCCCGATCTGCTTGGCGGCTCATTGCTAGATACATACCTACTTCTGTGCATTCTCCAATAAAATTTGCTTTTAAACCTTCAACAACTTCAGGATCAATACCTTGGGCAACCCCTATTTTGTGTTC
This genomic interval from Desulforamulus reducens MI-1 contains the following:
- a CDS encoding NADH peroxidase — protein: MKKFVCSVCGYIHEGNEAPESCPLCKASQDKFNEKQEGNLQWADEHKIGVAQGIDPEVVEGLKANFIGECTEVGMYLAMSRQADREGFPEIAEAYKRIAFEEAEHAAKFAELLGEVVHADTKKNLELRVAAEFGACQGKKDIATKAKQLNYDAIHDTVHEMCKDEARHGQVFKGLLDRYFK